One part of the Haliaeetus albicilla chromosome 9, bHalAlb1.1, whole genome shotgun sequence genome encodes these proteins:
- the MOGAT1 gene encoding 2-acylglycerol O-acyltransferase 1 produces MKVEFAPINIPLKRRIQTIAVLQWIFSFLLLAEFCCGFFVILILGNFWFLAVLYLLWLYLDWETPCTGGRRSQWVRNWTVWKYFREYFPIHLIKTSDLNPNHNYLLGFHPHGVLVAGAFGNFCTGPSFKNLFPGLTPYLHIMPIWFGCPFFREYIMSAGMVSASKESVSYVLNNEGGGHASIIVIGGAEESLNAHPGSLTLNILKRKGFIKMALKHGAHLVPVFSFGENELFKQVANPKGSWLRNVQEKLQKIMGFALPLFHARGVFQYSFGLIPYRQPIHTVVGSPIPVKRNLNPTTEEIEQLHALYLQKLRKLFEEHKRNYGIPEHKSLIFE; encoded by the exons CAGAGTTCTGCTGTGGATTCTTCGTGATCCTGATCCTGGGCAACTTCTGGTTCCTCGCTGTTCTGTACCTGCTGTGGCTCTACCTCGACTGGGAAACACCATGCACAGGGGGCAGACGGTCCCAGTGGGTCAGAAACTGGACTGTTTGGAAGTACTTTAGGGAATACTTTCCCATTCAT CTTATAAAAACTTCAGATCTGAATCCAAATCACAACTACTTACTTGGCTTTCACCCTCATGGGGTCCTTGTAGCTGGAGCCTTTGGAAACTTTTGCACCGGTCCAAGtttcaaaaatttatttcctgGGCTTACTCCATATCTTCATATCATGCCCATCTGGTTTGGCTGTCCTTTCTTCAGAGAATACATAATGAGTGCTG GAATGGTTTCTGCATCCAAGGAGAGTGTCTCGTATGTGCTGAATAACGAAGGAGGCGGCCACGCATCCATCATTGTGATCGGAGGAGCAGAGGAATCTCTGAATGCACATCCTGGAAGTTTAACTTTGAACATCCTCAAGAGGAAGGGCTTTATTAAAATGGCCTTGAAACATGG TGCTCATCTGGTCCCGGTGTTTTCCTTTGGTGAAAATGAACTATTCAAGCAAGTTGCAAACCCCAAAGGTTCATGGCTCAGAAATGTACAGGAGAAGTTGCAAAAGATAATGGGCTTTGCTTTACCGCTATTTCATGCTAGAGGAGTATTTCAATACAGTTTTGGCTTAATACCTTACAGGCAACCTATTCATACTGTTG TGGGAAGCCCTATCCCTGTAAAACGGAACTTGAACCCCACCACTGAAGAGATTGAACAGCTACATGCATTGTACTTACAGAaactaagaaaattatttgaagaacacaaaagaaattatGGGATCCCTGAGCATAAATCGCTCATTTTCGAGTAG